In Aedes albopictus strain Foshan chromosome 3, AalbF5, whole genome shotgun sequence, the following are encoded in one genomic region:
- the LOC134291494 gene encoding uncharacterized protein LOC134291494 — protein sequence MAPLPISRMAVREHPFSYVGLDYFGPVEVVVGRRREKRWIALFTCMTVRAVHLELVYSLTTQSCEMAIRRFVKRRGSPVEIFSDNGTNFVGASRDLAEQIRSINSECADTFTGARTKWTFNPPSAPHMGGVWERMVRSVKEAMAVFAHGERLTDEILQTTLIEAESLINSRPLTYVSTNVQEDKEALTPNHFLRSCSLVDCMPSRNSIELADRLRSSYNQAQYLAEELWRRWQREYLPMMNRRTKWFDERTTVAIGDLVYVADSERRKSWERGVVEEVLAGNDGRIRSAMVRTSTGMKKRAVAKLAVLEIGG from the coding sequence ATGGCGCCGCTTCCAATATCTCGGATGGCAGTGAGAGAACACCCATTCTCATACGTCGGTTTGGACTATTTCGGTCCGGTGGAAGTTGTTGTAGGACGAAGACGAGAGAAGCGATGGATAGCGTTATTTACGTGCATGACAGTGCGTGCTGTGCACCTAGAGCTGGTATACAGTTTAACAACACAGTCGTGTGAAATGGCGATTCGCCGATTCGTAAAGAGACGTGGGAGCCCGGTTGAGATCTTTTCCGATAACGGAACCAATTTTGTGGGAGCTAGTCGAGATTTAGCTGAACAAATCCGATCCATAAACTCGGAATGTGCTGATACGTTCACTGGAGCCAGGACAAAGTGGACGTTTAACCCACCGTCAGCACCCCATATGGGAGGCGTGTGGGAACGCATGGTTCGATCCGTAAAGGAAGCAATGGCAGTATTTGCACACGGAGAAAGATTAACGGATGAAATTCTACAAACAACTCTGATAGAAGCAGAAAGTTTGATTAACTCACGCCCGTTAACGTATGTTTCTACCAACGTACAAGAGGACAAGGAGGCACTTACTCCAAATCATTTTTTGAGGAGTTGTTCTTTGGTGGATTGCATGCCATCAAGGAACTCAATAGAGCTGGCTGATAGACTACGGAGCAGCTATAATCAAGCACAGTATTTAGCAGAAGAATTATGGAGGCGTTGGCAACGAGAATATCTTCCCATGATGAATCGGCGGACGAAGTGGTTCGATGAACGGACAACTGTGGCCATTGGAGATCTAGTATATGTTGCTGATTCAGAAAGGCGAAAAAGCTGGGAGCGCGGAGTCGTggaagaagtgttggcaggaaaTGACGGAAGGATACGATCCGCAATGGTACGTACTAGCACAGGAATGAAAAAGCGAGCGGTAGCAAAACTAGCTGTACTGGAGATCGGAGGATAA